Proteins co-encoded in one Fusarium musae strain F31 chromosome 3, whole genome shotgun sequence genomic window:
- a CDS encoding hypothetical protein (EggNog:ENOG41) yields the protein MDVNLELLRSIPSRTASRSSSSYFQSSDSQAHLDHTAIRNSLAPRRPQTSLSEYSGYDHSSNSIRPNISRPSTVRPGSRPGTASGRMSRNGTASSILGLSEAQTIVCAVSEARGVSPAVGIAFVNVSLGEAVISQICDNQSYVKTIHKIQLSAPSRILFMTTACPPNNPSSLFSLVQDLIPEVQIDALERSAWSETEGLEYIHNLAFKDDIKPLKVATQGKFYAICSLAAAMKYIQQHFSINFMPHSLRIQYRPSEDTMMIDISAIQSLEIMQNIRNPKSKDSLFGLLNHTCTPMGSRMLRSNILQPPTRPELFITPRYDALDELTTNEEMFLEIRKGKARRDNMESC from the exons ATGGATGTGAATCTAGAGCTACTCCGCTCCATACCATCCAGAACCGCTAGTCGCTCATCGTCGAGTTACTTCCAGAGCAGCGATAGCCAAGCACATCTGGACCACACCGCAATCCGGAACTCCTTGGCGCCCAGGCGACCACAGACCAGTCTAAGCGAATACTCCGGATACGATCACTCAAGTAATAGCATAAGGCCTAACATATCAAGACCTTCTACTGTACGCCCTGGATCGAGACCTGGTACAGCATCCGGAAGAATGTCTCGCAACGGAACTGCCTCTTCCATCCTCGGGCTTAGCGAAGCGCAGACCATTGTATGCGCCGTGAGCGAGGCTCGCGGAGTTTCTCCTGCAGTGGGTATCGCATTCGTCAATGTTTCTCTCGGGGAAGCTGTCATCAGTCAAATATGTGACAACCAATCCTATGTCAAGACGATTCACAAGATCCAGTTGTCCGCACCCTCACGCATTCTGTTCATGACTACAGCCTGTCCACCAAATAACCCTAGCTCACTCTTTTCTCTTGTCCAAGACCTGATTCCTGAAGTTCAAATCGACGCATTGGAAAGGTCAGCATGGTCAGAGACAGAAGGACTGGAGTATATCCACAACCTAGCTTTCAAGGATGACATCAAACCTTTGAAGGTGGCAACACAGGGCAAGTTCTATGCCATTTGTTCTCTTGCCGCT GCAATGAAGTATATCCAGCAACACTTCTCGATCAACTTCATGCCGCACTCGCTCCGCATCCAATACCGACCTTCAGAAGATACCATGATGATTGACATTTCGGCTATTCAATCGCTTGAGATTATGCAGAATATCCGAAACCCAAAGTCTAAAGATTCACTCTTTGGCCTGCTGAACCATACATGCACCCCGATGGGTTCAAGGATGCTTCGTAGCAACATCCTGCAGCCACCCACTCGCCCAGAACTTTTCATCACACCTCGGTATGATGCGCTGGACGAGTTGACGACTAATGAAGAAATGTTCTTGGAGATTCGCAAAGGCAAGGCTCGCCGCGATAATATGGAATCTTGCTAA